In Lolium perenne isolate Kyuss_39 chromosome 5, Kyuss_2.0, whole genome shotgun sequence, the sequence GAACGGTGCCTGAATTTCCAGTCAGCAGTCTGGCACGCACGGGAGCAGTAATTGACCGATGCGCAGGCAGAACAACGCCTGAACTCGTGCATCCTTGTCTCCTGTCTACCACACATAGCGTTCGAGCATGGACGCATGTTTCCATCAGCAACAAGCAGTTCAGTCAGCGACGTTTCGCTATAGTACGATCCATTCCTTGCATCTGTGCTCAGCGAAAACCATTCAGACAAGAACAAGTTTGCATGGTGCGTCTTCTGGTATAGGGTGCCGAGGCTTGCCTGCTGTCTTTCGCTCTCGGCGTCCAGCTGCTTCGCTCGATGCAGAAGAAGGCGACCATTTAAAGGGGAGCTGGTCACACCGTATCCATCCATCAAGCAGTGCCCAAGCTCTATTGTTGCGTCGACGTGCCCTAGTTTTGCTGCGCGTGCGCACAGACCAGCTCCGAGTGTGAGGTCGCGGTCTTGTTTTCTGGCACCGCTACCATTGAACTGTATTACAGCTAGTGAGAAAATTGCTTCCAGATGACCACCGTTGGCAGCAGAAACCATTAGAGCTGCTCCGGTTCTGCGGCTACATGCGCAGTAAAACCTAATCTGATTGGAAGCAATGTAAATTACTTAAGAAGATGTATGTGACGAAGACAGTGAAAGATTTAAAGGAATGGAGGAGCTGTTAAATTATGAAATTTGTGTTCGTGTGACAAACCATGCCAAGGATGTATGAAGCTTCTGTGTTTCCAGCTTCTGCACATCTCTGTAGGAACCTGTCTGCAGCATCTGACCAGTTTTTTGCTCGGACAGCTAGGCAACCCATGGACGCCTTGTTGAGAACGAGCTTGCTTTGTGCAAGCTGACTGAACCTCCTATCTCTGGAAAAGGAATATGTTAAAAATGGAACCAATAAAAGTGTCAGTGAGATGTAACAAAAAGTTGGTTTTATGCGCACATACGTCATAGCTGCGGCGGCGAGGTCGGCTGGAGTGTTCGCAGATGAGGATAGTAAAGCAAGAATGGATACAACAATCTCATCAGGCAGGTGAtcgaagaagcttcctccagtagAAGAAAGTTTGTCATTGGAGATCCTGCTTCTCTTGACGGGCTTCATACCGTGCTCTACCTACAAACAAATATGGTTTCCTTGTTTGTTTCGATTTATTAAATAGGAAGGAGTCGTCCGGTAGTTTGGTTTCATCTGTAGAATTGATAGTAATACACTTATAAATTACAAAAAACTAGCTGTGGATTGACTGTACCGTGTATTGCACTTTGAAGTGTAGAAAAAAGTGTATAGCAAACCATGTTTCACTGGATTTTGGATTGGATGCAGTGCATCTTGCAGTGTGTGTGTGAGATGAGGTGCCTgtatataaaataaaataaaaatgtcaTTTGAGAAGTTATCTAGGTTGCATGAATAAAAATTGTATATCCAAAGTGAGATGTTAATAATTTTTTAACTTAAAATTAAATATTATAAAATGTAAATCATTTTTTATGCATAAAAAACTACTACTCAAAACAATCCAAATCCATGTGCAGGCTTTTAAGTTGAACTGTTTTAGTTATATGTGCGGATTTTTCCGTACCGCCCTCGTTTCTGGAAAAAAAAATGGTCGATTGTATTACATCTATACGATTACTGTAAATTACATACAAAAACGAAAGAGCCTTTATAGGATTTAATATGTGACTGGTATACATTTAGACCTTCATTTTTTAATGCTTGTTTTCAAACTAGATCGCTCAGCACGACTATATCAACTAGTGGAAAATCCATTCAATCTATAgatatgcttaatctcagaattTCCCGAGGGCGTAGCCTATATAAAATGCCTGCAATATGGTGGTTTGTGGGTATCTCCTATGCATCATTGTTCTTGCACACACACTGTCCTATGGCGGGCGGACGGAAAGAGAGACAATCTACTGACTGCTCCACTCGCTAGGAGTACAGTGATGGTTGCCAGTCCAGGTATGGACGACGACGATTAGGGAATTATACAAGATCTTATTATATTAAGAATATCGGTTGGAGGAAGATCTCTCAGGATTATATTATATGATCGCGTAAGAATTGGTTAAGGATTTTTTTTAGCGGTTGTTGTTTTAAACACGAGGTTTTCTGGTTTGGCAACTCTATAAAATGAAAAGAATTAAATGAACGACTTTGAAAAAAATGATTTCAATGTAACGGGCTCGCTTCTAGTAATTGGCGGATACAATTTTAACTTATTGTGTAAAAAATTGTTTTGTGTGAATATTGAAGTTGTGTACGATTAAAATTATTTATTCCATCGCCATCTAATACATGTGATAAGCAATTATCCAGCTACTGAAAAAATTGTTCCTGAACTTATTGTAGGGTCAAGAAAAATGTTTTGGGGCGGCTCAAGTGAGGTAGTTCAAGTCTTTGACGGGCAGGATATACATTGGATGAAAATACAGTGGACATGAAAAAGTGGATGGTGTTAGACAGCGGTAGAACTGGTACGTAGTGTGGACTGATGCCGTTGCCCACGTAAATTCTATTGTTTAAATATAAATTAGAAATTAAAAAGGTTCATTCATGTAGACTGTAATTCACGAATGAAAGTGCTTTATCTGAAGGCTTAACTTATAGAAGCTATtggaaaaaaattgaaaaaatactCTAATTACTAGGAAAAATTAACAAAAAATTATTTGTCAAAAGAAGGTTTGATGATTTTGATAGTTATTAAAGTGTATAAACATATTATTAATACAAAAAAAGACATCGTAATGGTGAGTTATAATGTTTGATTTAATGTTGGTTAGCATAAAAAAGTGCTTATAGGCACATCTAAATTGGAAATTCttatttttttgggggggggtgCTTGTATAACGTAAAGTGGGTGCGGGTAGGTATACTGTGTTCTTGCATAAAGCAGCAGCCTTAAAAAAAAGGCTCTATTTGGGGTGCGAAATTAGGATTAGAGATCGGCGGTCGAGCTTCGTCCTCATGTTTGGATAGTGGGCTGTGTAAATCTCCCGAACAACATCGATAGAGCTGGTTGGATAGATGCATCTGGTAGAACTTCGGGATTCAGGAAAAGGGGATAGCGCAGTATTGCAGGTAATCCCTAGATCCATTAATAGGTGATGGAGGTTGAAAATCTTTTAGTGTGTTCTGTTTCTTTGGGATAACAATTCTACTCACTTAATCTATTGGTAGAATTATAAGGATTGGTGACGGGAGATGTAATTGGATTGTCCAGATTTATATTGTGAAGCTGCTGGTTTATTGCTTTTTTTGCCTAGGCTTGATGAATTGTTAAATTATACTAAAATTATACAATCGATCTGTGGACAAATCTATTTGGACGAAAATATACAGGAATATGCTTGATAATTTGAATGAATTTGATGGTAGCGAGACTGTATGATGGTACTAGTTGACTTTTTAGTACAAGCATAAAAAAGAGTTGAGGCAATGTTTAAATAACTGAAATTGTGAAACATCCTAAATTAAGGCGAAATGATTGCTGGTAGCGAGATTGGCGATACAACAGTAGTTCTAGAACTAAGAAATAAACATGCGTTTTGATTGAAcaatggggggggggggagtgGGGGTGCTGCTGATTTGAAACTGGAGTGCTATCTCGGTTGTGTGGTGGCTCATGCTTCTTGGTCTGGTGACTTGGTGGCACATTGTCAGTTCTTGCTACAGTCAAATGGTGAGGACTGATGGTGCTGCTCTCCATTGTTGGGTGGTTGGTTCAGCTCTGGGTCGTCGACATTGCTAACTGCAGCCAGCCACTGGTCAAGGTTTTTGTTGATCCTCCTGTTTTCCTCCAGCATTTGCATCTGAGCTTCTTCCTCCCCATGTGTTCTGATGGAGTCTCGGAGGGCTTGCTCAAGGTCATGATCTATCACATTGGCAGCATCGTTTTCCTCCACTGAGGGTATGTGCTGCACTTCACTTTCTGCTCCTGCAGTTATGTCTGTAGGGTATGGGCATTGCTCATAAGAGTAATCCGCTCCCACTCCATTTTCCATTGCTTCAGTCTCATCATCAACTTGAAAATGAAGTACTGGAGTGGATGGGATGCTGTATGATTCGTTGATAGTGTGATCAACAAACTGCATGGGTAC encodes:
- the LOC127303578 gene encoding F-box protein At1g67340-like; this encodes MKPVKRSRISNDKLSSTGGSFFDHLPDEIVVSILALLSSSANTPADLAAAAMTDRRFSQLAQSKLVLNKASMGCLAVRAKNWSDAADRFLQRCAEAGNTEASYILGMIRFYCACSRRTGAALMVSAANGGHLEAIFSLAVIQFNGSGARKQDRDLTLGAGLCARAAKLGHVDATIELGHCLMDGYGVTSSPLNGRLLLHRAKQLDAESERQQASLGTLYQKTHHANLFLSEWFSLSTDARNGSYYSETSLTELLVADGNMRPCSNAMCGRQETRMHEFRRCSACASVNYCSRACQTADWKFRHRSGCTPRNQGINHNGNQDNVEQVQPEGGHAGAHDV